In the Malania oleifera isolate guangnan ecotype guangnan chromosome 1, ASM2987363v1, whole genome shotgun sequence genome, one interval contains:
- the LOC131162891 gene encoding beta-fructofuranosidase, insoluble isoenzyme 1-like produces MYYNGIYHLFYQYNPKGAVWGNIVWAHSISKDLVNWVALDPAIYPSKPFDINGCWSGSATILPGNKPVILYTGLDPQNRQVQNYAVPANLSDPYLREWIKPDNNPLVVPTPDMNSSAFRDPTTGWIGPDGHWRMVVGSRRKHRGMAYLYRSRDFLNWVKAKHPLHSAPKTGMWECPDFYPVAVHGRHGLDTSVMGEHVKHVMKVSLDLTRFEYYTVGKYYLDRDRYVPDNTSEDGWGGLRYDYGNYYASKTFFDAGKHRRILWGWANESDTPKNDIAKGWAGIQTIPRSVWLDSSKKQLVQWPIDELNTLRGKSVEVNHRNLHKGDFIEVKGITAAQADVEVTFTIPSLEKAEKFDPSWVNAQDLCGQKGSTVQGGIGPFGLLTLASEHLEEYTPVFFRVFKAENDKHVVLMCSDARSSSLKEGLYRPAFAGFVDVDLSHGKLSLRSLIDHSVVESFGAGGKTCITSRVYPTLAVFEKAHLFAFNNGAEAVTVDKLTAWSMKSPEMNKVHIAD; encoded by the exons ATGTACTACAATGGAATTTATCATCTCTTCTACCAGTACAACCCGAAGGGAGCTGTGTGGGGTAACATCGTTTGGGCTCACTCCATCTCTAAGGACCTCGTCAACTGGGTCGCCCTTGACCCGGCAATCTACCCGTCCAAGCCCTTTGATATAAATGGGTGTTGGTCCGGATCTGCCACCATCCTCCCGGGCAACAAACCCGTCATCCTCTACACCGGACTCGACCCCCAGAACAGGCAGGTTCAGAACTACGCCGTACCAGCTAACCTATCTGACCCGTATCTCCGTGAATGGATCAAACCCGACAACAACCCCCTCGTGGTTCCCACTCCAGACATGAACTCGAGCGCGTTTCGTGACCCGACCACAGGCTGGATCGGGCCAGACGGGCACTGGAGAATGGTTGTCGGCAGCCGGAGGAAGCATCGGGGAATGGCCTACTTGTACCGGAGTAGAGATTTCTTGAATTGGGTCAAGGCGAAGCACCCGCTCCACTCTGCTCCGAAAACCGGAATGTGGGAATGCCCGGATTTTTATCCGGTTGCGGTCCACGGGCGGCACGGTTTGGACACATCGGTGATGGGAGAACACGTGAAGCATGTGATGAAGGTGAGCCTGGATCTGACTCGATTCGAGTACTACACGGTGGGTAAGTACTATTTGGATCGGGATCGGTACGTGCCCGACAACACATCGGAAGACGGGTGGGGCGGGTTGAGGTACGACTACGGGAATTACTATGCTTCCAAGACGTTCTTCGATGCGGGGAAGCACAGGCGGATCCTGTGGGGGTGGGCAAACGAGTCAGATACCCCCAAAAACGACATCGCAAAAGGGTGGGCTGGGATCCAAACTATTCCCAGGAGCGTGTGGCTTGACAGCAGCAAAAAGCAGTTGGTCCAGTGGCCCATTGACGAGTTGAACACTCTCAGAGGCAAGAGCGTTGAAGTGAACCATCGAAACCTCCACAAGGGAGATTTTATTGAAGTCAAAGGGATCACAGCTGCCCAG GCTGATGTTGAGGTGACATTCACAATTCCAAGTTTGGAGAAAGCAGAGAAGTTCGACCCGAGTTGGGTGAATGCACAGGACCTGTGTGGGCAGAAGGGGTCGACAGTGCAGGGAGGGATTGGGCCATTTGGGCTGCTCACCTTGGCTTCAGAGCACCTGGAAGAGTACACTCCTGTGTTCTTTAGGGTTTTCAAAGCTGAGAACGACAAACATGTGGTCCTCATGTGCTCTGACGCCAGAAG TTCTTCATTGAAGGAAGGACTGTACAGGCCAGCATTTGCAGGCTTCGTGGACGTAGATTTATCCCATGGAAAGCTCTCTCTTAGGAGTTTG ATTGATCATTCGGTGGTGGAAAGCTTTGGGGCGGGAGGGAAGACGTGCATCACGTCTAGGGTTTATCCAACCCTTGCAGTGTTTGAGAAGGCTCATTTGTTTGCATTCAACAATGGGGCGGAGGCTGTCACTGTTGATAAGCTGACGGCGTGGAGCATGAAGAGTCCTGAGATGAACAAAGTCCATATAGCAGACTGA